A window of the Hydrogenobacter hydrogenophilus genome harbors these coding sequences:
- a CDS encoding DHA2 family efflux MFS transporter permease subunit gives MEEKPLHETLSTGERVILTFSLMLGVFMAILDTTIVDTVVPKMMAPLSTDLYGVQWVITSYMMAAAVGILLVESLERVLGLKKVFVGGLFLFVVASFLSGQAHTLDWMISSRSLQGLGEALIVVSAEALLFSAYPPEKRGLAMGIYGLGVSFAPALGPTLGGYITEHINWRWIFYINVPVGVLNLALSLFFLPEYKPQNTHGKFNFLSFLFISCATTSLLITLSKGQQLGWFSSDLILYTSLISIFSFLFFLLSELSSKHPLIDPSIFRIKEFVVAITVYCFLLGFSMYQVFYLIPLYYENLKLVGTFQTGTHILPLALAIGLSSPIAGILGDKKSELLSLTVAVAFYLSSAFLLLPTLNYFTPAWEASLKMIPLGIGMGFFFAPITNLALKKLGEKTTLGVSLMHYIRFVGGSFGTALATNDLQRYMWENFNKTNEIQDYSSVMSYLERLYSTFMPFVHNYENKAKAFFYGIEQVYAYSDAFSSTFLSAGFWGLLGAIPIFYLLLEFSYRRMTRWSGSTRS, from the coding sequence ATGGAAGAAAAACCACTGCACGAGACCCTTAGCACTGGCGAGAGAGTGATCCTGACCTTCTCCCTGATGCTGGGCGTATTTATGGCTATACTGGACACAACCATAGTGGACACAGTAGTTCCCAAGATGATGGCACCTCTTAGCACTGACCTTTATGGTGTTCAGTGGGTTATCACCTCTTATATGATGGCCGCTGCAGTTGGTATCCTCCTTGTTGAAAGCTTGGAGAGAGTCCTTGGTCTAAAGAAGGTGTTTGTAGGTGGTTTGTTTCTCTTTGTGGTGGCTTCCTTTCTTTCTGGACAGGCGCATACCCTTGACTGGATGATAAGCAGTAGGTCCCTTCAGGGTCTGGGAGAAGCTCTGATAGTTGTGAGCGCAGAGGCACTTCTTTTTAGTGCGTACCCTCCAGAGAAGCGCGGGCTTGCCATGGGTATATACGGGCTTGGTGTGAGCTTTGCACCTGCTTTGGGTCCTACCTTGGGTGGATACATAACCGAACACATAAATTGGCGATGGATATTCTACATAAACGTCCCTGTTGGTGTCTTAAACTTGGCTCTCAGTCTGTTTTTCTTGCCAGAGTATAAACCTCAAAACACTCACGGTAAGTTTAACTTCCTGTCTTTTTTGTTTATATCATGCGCCACAACTTCTTTGCTGATAACCCTCAGCAAAGGACAGCAGTTAGGTTGGTTCAGTTCAGACCTCATACTCTACACATCCCTAATATCCATATTTTCCTTCCTTTTTTTCCTACTCTCTGAGCTCTCCTCAAAGCATCCTCTCATTGACCCTTCCATATTCCGCATAAAGGAGTTTGTAGTAGCAATTACGGTGTATTGCTTTTTGCTTGGCTTTTCCATGTACCAAGTGTTTTACCTTATACCCCTTTATTACGAGAATCTAAAGCTCGTAGGCACTTTTCAGACAGGCACACACATACTCCCCCTGGCTCTTGCCATAGGCCTCTCTTCTCCCATAGCAGGCATCTTAGGAGATAAAAAGTCTGAGCTTCTGTCTTTGACTGTTGCGGTTGCCTTTTACCTTTCTTCTGCTTTCCTGTTGCTTCCTACCCTAAACTACTTTACGCCTGCCTGGGAAGCCTCCCTAAAAATGATCCCGCTAGGCATAGGCATGGGCTTTTTCTTCGCTCCCATTACTAACCTTGCCCTCAAAAAGCTCGGAGAGAAAACCACACTGGGGGTTAGCCTTATGCACTACATTAGGTTTGTGGGCGGTTCCTTTGGTACTGCCCTTGCCACCAACGACCTTCAGCGCTATATGTGGGAGAACTTCAACAAAACCAACGAAATACAAGATTACAGTTCCGTTATGTCTTACCTTGAGAGGCTTTACAGCACCTTTATGCCCTTTGTGCATAACTACGAGAACAAAGCTAAGGCTTTCTTTTACGGGATAGAGCAAGTTTATGCTTACTCTGATGCCTTTAGCAGTACCTTTCTCTCCGCTGGCTTTTGGGGACTTTTGGGAGCCATACCCATCTTTTACCTACTCTTGGAGTTTTCTTACAGAAGGATGACAAGATGGTCTGGTTCTACACGCTCCTGA